CAGCAATGTACGTGAGGGCAAGACTTCAAGTTTACGAAATTCAATGCTCACGGGCTTAAATACGGGAATGCACACGATGGAACAGGATTTAGCGCGTTTATACAGGGCCGGCAAGATTTCAAAGAGTACTGCGAAAGATTTTGCTTATGATTTACCGGAAATTGAGCGGCTTTTATCGATATAAATTATTATAAGACAGGTGATTTATAATTGAATTTCAGGTATCGCGCAAGACAGCAGGACGGCGAAATAATTGAGGGTTATGTCGCTGCAGACAGTCAAAAACACGCGCTCGAACAATTACGCAATAGAAATGTCGTAGTAATAAATTTAACTGAACAGGGAGCTAATACTTCTCTTGCTAAATCAAGCAAATCTAAAAAAGGTTTCAGCCTCAAAGCTATTCTTAACGCTGATATAGGGCATTTATTCTCATCGGGTAAAGTCTCGCTAAAAGATTTGATGGTATTCTTCCGCCAGCTCGCAACAATGGAAGGCGCAGGGGTCGGGCTTGCTTCAGCACTCGATGTTATAACGAGTCAAGAGTCAAATTATGCTCTCAAGAAAATTTTAACTGATATTAAAGCTCGTCTTGATAGGGGAGTTACTTTAAGCCAAGCAATGAGTCAGCACCCCGCATTTAATGCCTTGTTAGTCTCACTTGTTGAGGCAGGAGAAGAGGGCGGTATGTTAGATTATTCACTCGAACAGGGCGCAGTATTACTCGAAAAACAGCAGGCACTCCGCAGTAAAGTCAAGAGCGCATTATTTTATCCTGCTTTCGTAATGACATTTGCTGTAGGAATTCTAATATTTTTCTTTATGTTTCTTGTTCCCAAATTTAAGGAAACTTTTGCAGCCATGAATATAGATTTACCCGCTATAACTCTTTATTTATTCGCGGCCGGTGAATGGTTTAGTGCTCACTGGTACATTATTGCTATTGCCGCAATAGGATTTACATTTTTATGGATATTTTTGTGTAAAAACAGGGCAACTCGCAAAACTATGGATAAATTCAAGCTCAAGATTCCCATTTTGAAAACTTTATTATTCAAAGCGTCAATGGCAAGATCTGCGAGAACTTTTGCGTCCCTCGTGTCAGCTGGAGTCCCCGTTATTCGCAGTCTCGAAATGGCAGAAGGTACAGCCGGAAATATGGTAGTTGCTGAAGGTTTTGACGAGTTAAGAGCAAACGCAATCAAGGGCGTATCACTGGGAGACTCAGCAAGGCAGGCCGGAATCTTCCCCGTTCTAGTCTCTCAAATGATGAGAATCGGCGAAGAAACAGGACATCTTGATACAATGCTTGAAAGAGTCGCTACTTGGTACGATCAGGAATTAGACGAGCAAATAAAAGCTACTGTCTCATTATTGGAGCCCGTTATGATTGTCTTTGTCGGCGGTATAATAGCAGTAATTGCCATCGCGATTTTCTCGCCAGTAACTTCGGCAATAATTCAATTGTCATAAATAGGGAGGTTTTACGAATGAGAACGAGAAAAGGTTTTACACTGGTAGAAATGCTTATAGTTATTGTTGTAATCGGGGTGCTAAGTTCCATGATGATGATCTCAAGCACGGAGTCAATAAATTCTGCAAAGGCTTCTGACATTATAACGAGTCTTAATAATATAAAAGTTGCTGCACTCGCTCATTACGTAGACAGCTTTG
The Synergistaceae bacterium genome window above contains:
- a CDS encoding type II secretion system F family protein encodes the protein MNFRYRARQQDGEIIEGYVAADSQKHALEQLRNRNVVVINLTEQGANTSLAKSSKSKKGFSLKAILNADIGHLFSSGKVSLKDLMVFFRQLATMEGAGVGLASALDVITSQESNYALKKILTDIKARLDRGVTLSQAMSQHPAFNALLVSLVEAGEEGGMLDYSLEQGAVLLEKQQALRSKVKSALFYPAFVMTFAVGILIFFFMFLVPKFKETFAAMNIDLPAITLYLFAAGEWFSAHWYIIAIAAIGFTFLWIFLCKNRATRKTMDKFKLKIPILKTLLFKASMARSARTFASLVSAGVPVIRSLEMAEGTAGNMVVAEGFDELRANAIKGVSLGDSARQAGIFPVLVSQMMRIGEETGHLDTMLERVATWYDQELDEQIKATVSLLEPVMIVFVGGIIAVIAIAIFSPVTSAIIQLS